The following coding sequences are from one Romeriopsis navalis LEGE 11480 window:
- a CDS encoding ATP-grasp domain-containing protein produces the protein MDLLEYQAKELFRTVGIPVLPSQTIHQVRELKDLTVPYPVVLKSQVHAGGRGRLGGVRFVENTIDGIAAAQAIFNLPIDGEYPKVLLAEVKYAVEREFYLAVTLHPALRRPVLLGSLQGGVTMQSSMEHTQQVVVEGEFSAFYARQLAVAMGVTGELINPVSDVVEKMYALMVQKDLDLVEINPLAVRGETAVMALDGKVVVNDAALVRHPDLMVWCESAGPITLGQMPTLQLSHDAAGTIGIVGNGSELVLATVDQVLQAGGRYCCSVNLGGETHYELTSTQFGERLLAGLIQMAQQPLVAEIVVNVLTGVVTGEAILEVLQGFDQQLQKPIVPVGVETERVVLLPQPQEPERLVIALYCGGLKMRLPRSRFKRLDVKIYEDLPAAIAAVVQNTPLT, from the coding sequence ATGGATCTGCTGGAATATCAGGCAAAAGAGTTGTTTCGGACGGTCGGCATCCCGGTTTTACCATCGCAGACAATTCACCAAGTGCGTGAGCTGAAAGATCTTACGGTGCCATACCCCGTGGTGTTGAAGTCGCAGGTCCATGCGGGGGGACGGGGTCGATTAGGGGGAGTGCGATTTGTCGAAAATACCATTGATGGGATTGCGGCGGCCCAGGCTATTTTTAATTTGCCGATCGATGGGGAATACCCCAAGGTTTTACTAGCCGAAGTCAAGTATGCCGTTGAGCGAGAATTCTATTTGGCGGTGACGCTGCATCCTGCCTTGCGGCGACCCGTGTTATTGGGCTCGCTTCAGGGAGGGGTGACGATGCAATCGTCGATGGAACACACACAGCAAGTCGTCGTGGAGGGCGAGTTTTCCGCATTCTACGCGCGGCAGTTGGCGGTGGCGATGGGCGTAACGGGGGAGTTGATTAACCCGGTCAGCGATGTGGTCGAAAAAATGTACGCTCTGATGGTTCAAAAAGATTTAGATTTGGTGGAGATTAATCCGCTGGCGGTGCGCGGTGAGACGGCGGTCATGGCCTTGGATGGGAAGGTTGTGGTGAATGATGCGGCTTTGGTACGGCACCCAGATTTGATGGTTTGGTGTGAAAGTGCGGGGCCGATTACCTTGGGCCAAATGCCAACGTTGCAGTTGTCCCATGATGCCGCGGGCACGATCGGGATTGTGGGGAATGGGTCGGAATTAGTGCTAGCGACAGTTGATCAGGTATTGCAAGCGGGTGGACGATATTGTTGTTCGGTGAACTTAGGCGGCGAAACGCATTACGAATTGACGTCGACGCAATTTGGCGAGCGTCTGTTGGCGGGCTTAATCCAAATGGCTCAACAGCCCTTGGTTGCAGAGATTGTGGTGAATGTATTGACTGGTGTGGTGACTGGGGAAGCCATCCTGGAGGTGTTGCAAGGCTTTGATCAGCAATTGCAGAAGCCGATCGTGCCAGTGGGAGTGGAGACAGAGCGGGTTGTGCTGCTGCCACAGCCACAGGAGCCGGAGCGGTTGGTGATTGCCCTCTACTGCGGTGGCCTCAAGATGCGGTTGCCGCGATCACGGTTTAAGCGGCTGGACGTCAAAATCTACGAAGATCTGCCAGCGGCGATCGCGGCGGTGGTGCAAAATACACCGTTAACTTAA
- a CDS encoding CAAD domain-containing protein — protein MEPELKEKSAVATESKINTELGGTLAQFSGAEDTTEQVKAYAAKFLDSIGNLDNILGDFFNQYRSQLTIAGIAFGSFVGVKLTLALLAALNEIPLVQPTLELVGLGYTAWFVYRYILKADNRQELSAKYDGVKKQVLGQK, from the coding sequence ATGGAACCTGAATTGAAAGAGAAAAGCGCGGTTGCAACCGAATCGAAAATCAACACAGAACTGGGTGGCACGTTGGCACAGTTCTCTGGTGCTGAGGATACAACCGAGCAGGTTAAAGCCTACGCCGCTAAGTTTTTAGATTCGATCGGCAACTTGGATAATATCCTGGGTGACTTCTTCAACCAATATAGGAGTCAGCTAACAATCGCTGGTATCGCGTTTGGTTCGTTCGTTGGTGTGAAGCTAACGCTAGCGCTACTCGCAGCATTGAACGAAATTCCCTTGGTTCAGCCAACCTTAGAACTGGTTGGCTTGGGTTACACAGCATGGTTTGTTTACCGCTATATCCTTAAGGCTGACAACCGCCAGGAACTATCGGCAAAATATGATGGTGTGAAAAAACAAGTTCTCGGTCAGAAGTAA
- a CDS encoding HD domain-containing protein, which produces MGIERTYHDPLHGAITLSQADPVEALLIRLIDTPAMQRLRRIRQLGPASLTFHGAETSRFTHSLGVMAIARRAFDRVAETYPQLQQYRVVVLCAALLHDVGHGPFSHTAEEIFGGNHERWTRQIISSSPPVRQLLDAYHSELSSQLVQVFQKQFPVPLVSQLVSSQLDCDRLDYLMRDSYFTGASYGKIDLDRIILALRYDPVSQQLVVAKKGLAAIEHYLIVRYFMYAQIYNHAKNLAATWILERLFDRARERLLQGDLVADETVTAWLNGVQGLSLAQYLAADDEVVMYHLSCWQRHDDVILADLCRRYRDRDIFKTYDLTQKSDRERQAILAQVQERSRQQGYDPNYYVGLRLAFSRGYTLYQRGINLQMPEGLQDISELSPLVKTLSQPMQKAWLIYPREVSLASLD; this is translated from the coding sequence GTGGGTATTGAACGAACCTATCATGACCCTTTGCACGGTGCGATTACGCTGAGCCAGGCTGATCCCGTGGAGGCATTGCTGATTCGCTTGATTGATACGCCTGCAATGCAGCGTTTGCGGCGGATTCGACAGTTGGGGCCAGCGAGTTTGACCTTCCATGGGGCGGAGACTTCGCGTTTCACCCATTCCTTAGGCGTAATGGCGATCGCCCGCCGGGCCTTCGATCGAGTCGCGGAGACATATCCGCAGTTACAGCAATATCGGGTTGTGGTCTTATGTGCCGCCTTATTACATGATGTGGGTCATGGCCCGTTTAGCCATACGGCGGAAGAGATTTTTGGCGGTAATCACGAGCGTTGGACGCGGCAAATTATCAGTAGTTCACCGCCAGTGCGGCAATTGTTGGATGCCTATCATTCGGAATTATCGAGTCAGCTTGTGCAAGTGTTTCAGAAGCAGTTTCCGGTGCCCCTGGTGTCACAGTTAGTCTCGAGTCAGTTGGACTGTGATCGGCTGGATTATCTGATGCGGGATAGTTACTTTACCGGTGCATCCTACGGCAAGATTGACCTTGATCGGATTATTTTGGCTTTGCGCTACGACCCGGTGAGCCAGCAGCTGGTCGTAGCAAAGAAGGGATTGGCGGCGATCGAGCATTATTTAATCGTGCGCTACTTCATGTATGCCCAGATTTATAACCATGCCAAAAACTTGGCCGCGACTTGGATTCTGGAACGGTTGTTCGATCGAGCACGGGAGCGATTGCTCCAAGGCGATTTAGTGGCGGATGAAACGGTCACGGCTTGGTTGAACGGTGTGCAGGGCTTATCGTTAGCTCAGTATTTAGCCGCGGATGATGAGGTTGTAATGTATCACCTGAGTTGCTGGCAGCGGCATGATGATGTGATTCTGGCTGATTTATGCCGAAGATATCGGGATCGGGATATTTTCAAAACCTATGATTTGACCCAGAAGTCGGATCGGGAGCGCCAGGCGATTTTGGCCCAGGTGCAAGAGCGATCACGTCAGCAAGGTTATGACCCTAACTATTATGTGGGTTTGCGGCTTGCGTTTAGCCGGGGTTATACCCTATACCAACGTGGGATTAATCTGCAAATGCCTGAGGGGTTACAGGATATTAGTGAACTCTCGCCGCTAGTTAAAACTTTGAGTCAACCGATGCAGAAGGCTTGGCTGATCTATCCCCGGGAAGTGAGTTTAGCGTCGTTGGATTAG
- a CDS encoding YqiA/YcfP family alpha/beta fold hydrolase, whose protein sequence is MHYIYLHGFASSAQSYKGTYLRERFAAQGITLALIDFNQNNFQRLTLTRQIHQVETQLIAHQPTTIIGSSFGGLTAAWVAERQPQVERLVLLAPAFQFWQQWVPKLSSEQAQSWRAGQPLSIYHYGYQQLVPLDYQFLLDLQQYDEVDLQRAVPTLVLHGQNDEVIGFDVSRNFTELRSWVSLCPLRSDHSLTNVIDQIWQQIQTFCKIK, encoded by the coding sequence ATGCATTACATCTACCTCCACGGTTTCGCTTCCAGCGCACAATCCTATAAAGGAACATACCTACGTGAGCGCTTTGCCGCACAAGGCATCACATTAGCGCTGATCGACTTTAATCAAAACAATTTTCAACGCCTAACACTAACTCGCCAAATTCATCAAGTTGAAACCCAACTCATCGCCCATCAACCCACCACGATCATTGGCTCTAGTTTTGGCGGACTCACGGCCGCCTGGGTTGCAGAAAGGCAGCCCCAAGTTGAACGACTCGTCCTGCTCGCACCCGCTTTTCAATTTTGGCAACAATGGGTACCCAAACTCAGCTCAGAACAAGCCCAATCATGGCGAGCGGGCCAACCGCTATCGATATATCACTATGGTTATCAACAGTTGGTGCCACTGGATTACCAATTTCTCCTTGACCTCCAACAATACGATGAAGTGGATTTACAGCGGGCGGTACCGACACTAGTTTTACATGGCCAAAACGATGAGGTGATCGGGTTTGATGTCAGCCGCAATTTCACTGAACTTCGATCGTGGGTCTCTCTCTGCCCACTCCGCAGCGATCACAGCCTCACAAACGTCATAGATCAAATTTGGCAACAGATACAGACGTTCTGCAAAATAAAGTGA
- a CDS encoding glycerophosphodiester phosphodiesterase, translating into MSMNHPIMIAHRGNTNGSHNPLAPSENTIAAFEAAITAGADMLEFDVCRSRDGVLVIHHDPEINQISLADLTIQEIQTIQPEIPTFETTIQHCKNRIPLDIELKTFGNESAVLAIINQHLTGDQFVITSFQAKALQNVRQLQPQVKIGLLIKPAACDRRFPYRVRQPIDRLQPDFLAPHYALINTSWLQTINPSHIPYWIWTVNEPTAIKQFQSNKQVKAIITDRCSQIIPNRTL; encoded by the coding sequence ATGTCCATGAATCATCCCATCATGATCGCCCACCGTGGTAATACAAATGGCAGCCACAATCCCCTTGCACCGTCGGAAAACACGATCGCCGCATTTGAAGCGGCAATTACCGCGGGTGCTGACATGCTGGAATTTGATGTGTGCCGCTCACGTGACGGGGTGCTTGTGATTCACCATGATCCAGAAATCAATCAGATCTCGCTCGCCGATTTAACAATCCAGGAAATCCAAACCATCCAACCCGAGATCCCCACATTCGAAACAACAATTCAACATTGCAAAAACCGTATTCCACTCGATATTGAGCTCAAAACTTTCGGCAATGAATCCGCTGTCCTCGCGATCATAAATCAACACCTCACAGGCGATCAGTTTGTCATAACCAGCTTTCAAGCCAAAGCACTCCAGAACGTGCGCCAACTCCAGCCTCAAGTCAAAATTGGGCTCTTAATAAAACCAGCAGCATGCGATCGTCGCTTCCCATATCGAGTCAGACAGCCGATCGATCGGCTCCAACCTGATTTCCTCGCACCACACTATGCCTTAATTAACACTAGCTGGCTCCAAACAATCAACCCATCACATATCCCCTATTGGATATGGACAGTCAACGAACCAACGGCTATCAAACAATTCCAAAGCAACAAACAAGTGAAGGCGATTATTACCGATCGGTGTAGCCAAATAATTCCAAATCGAACACTTTAA
- a CDS encoding succinate--CoA ligase subunit alpha: MGFLASGQVIVQGVTEPLGLTIVPLMQRYGTRLVAGVASGLEDQVVADLPVANLVQQVVADFGPITTSIICVSPYRVLDAALEAMQMGIRQLVLMTQGVPPLDMLQLVQAASASGTLVLGGNTPGLIMPGQNLLLGIHPPQFYAPGKVGIISRNGTLTYEVARNLTATGFGQSIALSIGADSIVGSTLSQWLQILEMDEQTEAIVLVGQVGSDAEEIAAQCITESITKPVVAYIAGQTAPRHRRLGHANVILESQSGNFGSTLGTVASKTKALQRAGVPVAESPAQLPELLQHVMDMLVLETA, translated from the coding sequence ATGGGTTTTTTGGCGTCAGGTCAGGTAATTGTTCAGGGTGTGACCGAGCCGTTGGGGTTGACGATCGTGCCACTGATGCAGCGTTATGGCACGCGCTTGGTTGCGGGGGTTGCATCCGGGCTAGAAGACCAGGTGGTGGCTGACTTACCTGTGGCGAATTTGGTACAGCAGGTTGTCGCGGACTTCGGCCCGATTACCACCAGTATCATTTGTGTCTCGCCCTATCGCGTGTTGGATGCGGCGCTGGAAGCGATGCAGATGGGGATTCGGCAGTTAGTGCTGATGACGCAAGGTGTGCCCCCACTGGATATGTTGCAGTTAGTCCAAGCGGCGTCTGCTTCCGGCACGTTAGTTTTGGGTGGTAACACGCCCGGGCTGATTATGCCGGGCCAAAATCTGCTTTTGGGCATTCATCCACCACAGTTTTATGCGCCGGGTAAGGTTGGCATTATTAGTCGTAACGGTACGTTGACCTATGAGGTGGCGCGAAACTTGACGGCAACGGGATTTGGCCAGTCAATCGCTTTAAGTATTGGCGCTGATTCGATCGTCGGCTCGACGTTATCGCAGTGGTTGCAGATTCTGGAGATGGACGAGCAGACGGAGGCGATCGTGCTGGTAGGTCAAGTGGGGAGCGATGCGGAAGAAATCGCCGCCCAATGCATTACCGAGTCGATTACGAAGCCGGTAGTGGCTTATATTGCGGGACAAACGGCACCACGGCATCGGCGTTTAGGCCATGCGAATGTGATTTTAGAGTCGCAATCCGGTAATTTTGGGTCGACCTTGGGCACTGTTGCCAGTAAAACAAAAGCCTTACAACGAGCGGGTGTGCCGGTGGCGGAAAGTCCGGCGCAACTCCCAGAACTGTTGCAGCATGTGATGGATATGTTGGTCTTAGAAACGGCTTAA